The sequence GCTGGGCGGCCTGGGGCCGCGGCTCGCCCGCTGGGGCTCGTCCCGCTCGGTGGGGGACAAGCTGCACAAATTGGCGGACGTGCTCTCCGCCCGGGATCCGGAAGCGGTCTACCGGCGGCTGGTTTCGGATTGGAAGGATCCGGCGGCGCTGGTCAGCGGTGCCCAGGAGCCGCCCACCGTCCTCACCGACTCGGCCCACCGGGCGGATCTGCCCCATTTCGTCGACCGCATCATGTATCTCGATTCGGTGAGCTATCTCCCCGACGACATCCTCGCCAAGGTCGACCGGGCGAGCATGGCGGTGAGTCTGGAGGCTCGGGTGCCGCTCCTCGATCATCACCTGGTGGAGCTCGCCTGGCGGCTACCCCGGCGGATGAAGATCCGCGGCGGCGAGGGCAAATGGCTGCTGCGCCGGGTGCTCTACCGCCACGTGCCCCAGGCGCTGGTGGACCGGCCCAAGATGGGCTTCGGGGTGCCCATCGGCGACTGGCTGCGAGGCCCCTTGAAGGAGTGGGCGGAGGAGCTGCTGGCGGAGGACCGTCTGAGGCGGGAGGGCTATCTGGATCCGGCGCCCATCCGGCGGGTCTGGGACGAGCATCAGGCGGGACAGCGCAATTGGCAATACCATCTGTGGGATCTGCTGATCTTCCAACAATGGCTGGAGGCGGAGTCGGAGGCCGCGAGCGCTGCTGCCTGAGGCCTTCCAAGCCCTCTTCTTCGTCCCTCCATCATGACCGTCCCCCCCGTCGCCCTCTTCGCCGCCAACCGCGGCTATGCTCTCGCCTCGTCCCGCCGGCTGCTCGTCGAGGCGCTGGTGGCCCAGGGGTGGCGGGTGGTGCTGGCCACCGCCGACGATGACCACGCCCGCTCTCTCGAAGCCAGCGGAGCAGAGGTGGCAGCGGTGGCCTTCGCCCGCTCCGGCCTGCACCCGACCATGGATGTGGGGGCCTACCGGCGGCTGCGCGCCCTCCATCGCCGGCTGCGCCCGCGGCTGACCCATTGTTTCCACGCCAAGCCGATCATCCTCGGTGGCCTCGCTGCCGGTGCAGGTGCCACCGGGACTGGAGTGGTAGTGCATACCATCACCGGTCTCGGCCAGGCCTTCGAGCGGCCCGGGCTGCGGGGATCGGTGGTGCGTCGCCTCGCCGCGGCGGGCTATCGCCGGGTGCTGCATCGGGCCGGGGCGGTGATCTTCCAGAACCCCGACGATCAGCAGCTCTTCCTGCACCAGGGGTGGGCTCCGGAGGAGAGAAGCCACCTGCTGCTGGGCTCCGGCGTCGATTTGCAGCGATTCCAGCCGGTAGAGGAGGAGAGCGTGGAGAAGGCACCGCGGGTGGTCTTCGCCGCCCGCCTGCTGTGGCCCAAGGGTGTGCGGGAGTTCGTGGAAGCGGCACGGATCCTGCGCCAGACTCATCCTGAGGCTCGTTCTCAGATCGCGGGAGAAGTCGACCCCCGGCATCCGGAGGCGGTGCCGGAGGAGTGGTTGCGGGGGGCGGAGAAGGAAGGAATTATCGAGCTGCTGGGATATCGTCCGGATCTGGAGAAGGTGCTCGCCGGCGCTGCGGTCTTCGCTCTGCCGTCCTACTATCGAGAGGGAGTGCCGCGAGTGGCCCTGGAAGCCGCCGCCTGCGCCGTGCCGGTGGTGGCCGCCGACGCTCCCGGCAGTCGGGAGACGGTGGTGGACGGCGAGACCGGCCTGCTGGTGCCGCCGCGGGAGGGCGAAGCCCTGGCCCGGGCCGTCGCTGCCCTGCTAGAAGACGCGGATCTGCGCCGCCGTATGGGAGCCGCCGGCCACCGCCGGGCGGTGGAAGAATTCGGCCTGCGGCGGCGAACGGTGGAGCAGTTGGAAATCTATCGCCGAGCCGGGCTACCGGAGATCGAGCCCGTACTGGCCTCCACCGAGGATCGAGGATGAACGAAGTGACCTTCAGCACCGAGTCGGCCCCCGGAGACGAGCCTTTGGGCTGTCAGCCCCTGGTGATCATCGGCGCCGCCCGTTCCGGCACCAACATCCTGCGGGACGTGCTCACCGCCCTGCCCGGCTTTTCCACCTGGCCCTGCGACGAGATCAATCCCGTCTGGCGCCACGGCAACCTCACCCACGGGGACGACGAGCTCCAGCCCTTCCTGGCCACGGAGAGCGTGCGCCGATCCATCCGCCGCGCCTTCGCTCGCCAGGCTCGCCGCGCGAAACCAGTGGGGGGCGGCGGGCCGGTGCTGGTGGAGAAGACCTGCGCCAACTCCCTGCGGGTGGAGTTCGTCCACCGGGTGCTGCCGGAGGCACGCTTCGTATTCCTGGTGCGGGACGGCCGCGACGTCGCTGCCTCCGCCGAGAAGCGCTGGACCGCCGAGGTGGACCTGGCCTATTCGCTGCGCAAGGCACGCTTCGTGCCGCCCCTGGACTTGCCGTACTACGCCTACCGCTTTCTCGCCAATCGGGTGCATCGGCTGCTTTCCGGCGAACGTCGCCTGGCGGTCTGGGGACCGCGCTTCGCCGGGATGGAAGAGGCGGCCCGGGAACACACCCTCACCGAGCTTTGCGCCCTCCAATGGCGGCATTCGGTGGAGCGGGCGGAGGAGGGCTTCGAGACCATCGATCCCGCTCGGGTCTTTTTTCTGCGCTACGAGGATTTCACCGCCGACGCGACGGGCTCGGTGCTGGCTCTCCTGGATCACCTGGGCTTCGAGGCACCGTCCGAGGAAGGTTGGGAGGAGCTGGTGGGCCGGGCGGCGGCGCCGGTGCGGCCGTCCAGCGTCGGCAACTGGCGGCGGCAGCTCGATGCAGAAACCCAGGGCCGTCTGGCGCCGATTCTCGGCCCGACGCTGGAACGGCTCGGCTATGGTGATCTTGCGGAGGATGCCGCTGAAGGGGAGCCCGCCGGTGGCGGATGATTCCTCCAACCAGCGGGCAGCCCTGGAAACGATTCCGGAAGGCCTCACCACGGGCCAGCGCTTCGTCAAGCGCAGTTTCGATCTCCTGGGGGCCAGCCTCGGTCTACTGCTGGCGGGCTGGCTCATCGCCGTGGGCTATCTGCTGGCGGCTTTCGCCAGCCGCGCCAACGGCTTCTTCGTCCAGGCCCGGGTTGGCCGCGGCGGGCGGCTCTTTCCCCTTCTCAAGCTGCGCACCATGCGCGACGTCCCCGGCTTCACCACTTCCGTCACCACCGCCCGGGATCCCCGCATCACTCCCATGGGGCGCTGGCTGCGGCGGACCAAGATGGACGAGCTGCCGCAGTTGATCAACGTGCTTCTGGGGCAAATGAGCTTCGTCGGTCCGCGTCCCGACGTTCCCGGCTTTGCGGACCGTCTGGAAGGGGAGGATCGGGTCGTGCTCAGCCTGCGCCCGGGCATCACCGGCCCCGCCACCCTCGCCTTCCGCCGGGAAGAAGAGCTGCTGGCCGCTCAGGACGATCCAGAACGCTTCAACCGCGAGGTGATCTGGCCGGAGAAAGTCCGCCTCAACCGCGCCTATGTGGAGCAGTGGAGTCTGCGGGGGGATGTGGTGTATCTGTGGGAAACGCTGGTGGGGGACTAAGCAGAGACTCC comes from Acidobacteriota bacterium and encodes:
- a CDS encoding sulfotransferase, whose translation is MNEVTFSTESAPGDEPLGCQPLVIIGAARSGTNILRDVLTALPGFSTWPCDEINPVWRHGNLTHGDDELQPFLATESVRRSIRRAFARQARRAKPVGGGGPVLVEKTCANSLRVEFVHRVLPEARFVFLVRDGRDVAASAEKRWTAEVDLAYSLRKARFVPPLDLPYYAYRFLANRVHRLLSGERRLAVWGPRFAGMEEAAREHTLTELCALQWRHSVERAEEGFETIDPARVFFLRYEDFTADATGSVLALLDHLGFEAPSEEGWEELVGRAAAPVRPSSVGNWRRQLDAETQGRLAPILGPTLERLGYGDLAEDAAEGEPAGGG
- a CDS encoding sugar transferase; its protein translation is MADDSSNQRAALETIPEGLTTGQRFVKRSFDLLGASLGLLLAGWLIAVGYLLAAFASRANGFFVQARVGRGGRLFPLLKLRTMRDVPGFTTSVTTARDPRITPMGRWLRRTKMDELPQLINVLLGQMSFVGPRPDVPGFADRLEGEDRVVLSLRPGITGPATLAFRREEELLAAQDDPERFNREVIWPEKVRLNRAYVEQWSLRGDVVYLWETLVGD
- a CDS encoding glycosyltransferase; translated protein: MTVPPVALFAANRGYALASSRRLLVEALVAQGWRVVLATADDDHARSLEASGAEVAAVAFARSGLHPTMDVGAYRRLRALHRRLRPRLTHCFHAKPIILGGLAAGAGATGTGVVVHTITGLGQAFERPGLRGSVVRRLAAAGYRRVLHRAGAVIFQNPDDQQLFLHQGWAPEERSHLLLGSGVDLQRFQPVEEESVEKAPRVVFAARLLWPKGVREFVEAARILRQTHPEARSQIAGEVDPRHPEAVPEEWLRGAEKEGIIELLGYRPDLEKVLAGAAVFALPSYYREGVPRVALEAAACAVPVVAADAPGSRETVVDGETGLLVPPREGEALARAVAALLEDADLRRRMGAAGHRRAVEEFGLRRRTVEQLEIYRRAGLPEIEPVLASTEDRG